The nucleotide window CGAGATCTTCTATGGTCAATTCTGCAGCTTCGACTGTGTCGGGATCCTTGATGACGTCCCCGGTCTCGTCTTACTCTGATCTCTACCCTATTGTTTGCTATGCTTATTTATCTTTGTTTTTTCTCTGTTGGGTAGCCATAATGTCTAAGTCAATGCGATAGATTCCTGGGTTGTACGTTTTACATGTATAttgaatattccccatggtgtTGGGAATTTAACCACTTACATGATGGAGGGGATGACTTTCATGGGATGTATCCACAGTTGTCCTACTATGGCATTGTATACCGTGGCCTGGTCCATAATGTGGAATGTTGTCTCTAGAGTTACGTCGCCAGCCAACACAAGGAGTGGAATTTCCTCGGATGTCCGttcaactgcattattaaaactaGTTAGCGTGATATAGCGCAACATTATCTTATCTTTGCATGTGCCATTCCCGCCATCTACTATAATGTGTTTAACATCAGTATCTAAAATGCATAAAGTAATAACGAGGGCATCATTATGAGAAAAAGTCAAATCGTCGGCATCTGACttgtcgaagatgatactttcttcgagtccgTCATACCATTCACGGGTGACAGACCGCTTGAGTTTGTGGGTGGTGGTGAACTTCACGTTGTTGATAGAGGCGTCATCGCCGCCGCCAATGGTCATATTGATAGTACGAGCTGGTGATAGTAGTTTCAGCTGTCCTTGATGTTCGGTGAAACTGGTTATTCCCTGTTGCTCAGTAGCTCTTTGAGGTGTCCTTGCCGCAACATGTTTACGACTTCTTGCCTGAGGGCGATGCAGTCTTCGATTTTGTGTCCTCGTTCCTGGTGGAACTCATAGAGGGCATCAAATTTTCTGGTGTTCGTGTCTGATCTTATCTTTGGCGGCCACTTTACTTTCGTTGCGAGTTTCTCCAGAGCGTAAACTATCTTTGTATGTGACATACAAAAATTATGAGTACATAATAAatgaggcatacctctttcgctCCGATTATTTCCTATCCTTGGCATAGATGGGTGGGCCTTCTTCATAGCGAGGAGGGGGCATGGCGGTTGTCTTGACATATGATTGGTGTCATTCCCTGTTAGGTCGCGGAACTGGATGGTCTCTTCTGGTGCTATCTATTTGCTCTCTTCTAGATTCAGCTTGTGCTGAGGTTAGTCGGTGAGGTCCATTAAGATCGTCCTCGTCTGCTCGGAATCCTTCTGATTTCCCCtcttgtcggaatcctttccgctatgtTTGCTATAAATTTGTCTAAGACTTCTCTttgatcatgagcactctgactgtcgtaactctTTCCCGAGTAATTACAATAATatactagacatactctcccgaattacgctagctgacCTTagttacagctcacttagatcgcacccaaggtttcgttatccctaatcccaccttaaacccttcgtattgatccatcatatacgttaggagtggtgttgctcaataactacctaaatatacactttctccaagtaatgcatactaaataggcacagccgATTGGGGGTCCTTCAATTAACAACAATCATAATATagttgaaaaaaagagaaaatattaagGCAAGTATATATTAACATAGCAAgaaattcatcctccaagaggttccatcatAAACCTAGATTAAGAGTTTAGCTACGCATAATCGTTTTCACAATCATAACAGTAGAATTCATCATTAATGATCAAAACAAGAGGAAGAACGGTAAAACTCTATGCCGAATCTTCcgccttgcctcttgcctcttctTGCCTTCAATAATCCTTCAAAAACCTTGATACCTTCTTCTTGGGCAAGCTGGGCTTCTTATAGGTTAAGGAGATTTGCCCCCGAACTTACAAATTTACCCTGAAATAAAGTTCCTCGTAGTGACAAGCGCGGCCACGCTCGAACCGCGGTTAGACCGCACATATTGCATTTTTTCCTTCCTGACAAGCGCAGCCTGAGCGCGGCCGTCGTTGGCCCGTGCTCATGGAGCTCAATTGTCTtctattttttccttcttctttcatgCGCATTCACCTCCGATCGGTCTTCCTTTCTCCAAATTAACTCCAAACACTGTTCAATGTCCTCATAATCAAGACTTGCTCACCCAAAGCACAAAATTCATAATTAGAGCCATTTGTTGTCATTTAACCTTCATATAGCAATAAAGTATAGCTAAGTTGGGGCGCAAATGGTCGCTAAACTACATGaatatagcctattatcaacaccccacacttaaaccattgctcatccCCGAGCAATCAACCATACTCTACAGAGGTTCCTTCGCTAAGCAACTTctctaactcatcacaccaagaacatATCACAAGGATTGAGTCCAGTAGTGTAACATTTTTGCCTCAAGAGTTGACTCTCACATGCTGTGCAATATTCATAACTTACTCACTTACTCTACACAGAGGTCAATAtgtacctttccttcatgaatcaagtgcccccACATCGCAAATGAGAGTAGTTCCACAAGCAATAACATTCAGAACAGTTAGGAACTCAAATAGacaaaattcactcactctcagaaagaatattcatatgccacaaaagatccaccataggcttgcccgtagtgtactactctactaggATCAAGAAGGACTTTATttagttgtaatgtaggctgcgggatgggtaggatacatttggatataagagtgactatacctccttaagcactttaatacatacaattaaccattcaaaaccccacattTATGTCAAGctataactccaccttcacatcaatatacattaactccctacttctttaagcacaaatacatcaagttaccactatcaaggaatatttttccaCAATCCACTACTTATCAAAGAATACTTTTCACAACAAtataactattttctttcaagtggctcttacttatTCAAAATCGTGCACCTTTCTCCTGATTtcattagtttcactcaaaatccaaactaaccaccccacactttaacttttaccagttcatcacaattcaagtgcttatgggaggtgaaaaggttcaaacagatggttcattcaaacaattgggtaaggcttgtaatgtggttgctaaggaaacaggattataggctca belongs to Nicotiana tabacum cultivar K326 chromosome 6, ASM71507v2, whole genome shotgun sequence and includes:
- the LOC142182102 gene encoding uncharacterized protein LOC142182102, producing the protein MTIGGGDDASINNVKFTTTHKLKRSVTREWYDGLEESIIFDKSDADDLTFSHNDALVITLCILDTDVKHIIVDGGNGTCKDKIMLRYITLTSFNNAVERTSEEIPLLVLAGDVTLETTFHIMDQATVYNAIVGQLWIHPMKVIPSIM